A single genomic interval of Pyrus communis chromosome 5, drPyrComm1.1, whole genome shotgun sequence harbors:
- the LOC137734299 gene encoding uncharacterized protein gives MEEDEDDHHKRRRASHSHHIMEALGQIAKPRRAANINRRTERRGLFPEQKITATLRMLGYGASADQVDEIARMGKTTVLESLMRFCSAIEVRYTNEYFRKPTPRDMRMLLRKGEMRGFPGMIGSINYMHWTWKNCPSAWQ, from the exons atggaggaggatgaggatgatcaccataaaaggcggagggcctcacattcccacCATATCATGGAAGCTCTGGGTCAAATAGCCAAACCCAGACGTGCGGCAAACATCAATAGAAGAACagaaagacgag gtctttttcctgagcaaaaaattacggctaCCTTACGAATGCTTggatatggagcatctgcagatcaagtggatgagatcgcaaggatgggaaaaacaactgttctggagtccctgatgcggttttgctctgcaattgaagtccgctacaccaatgagtacttTCGGAAacccacgccaagggacatgcgaaTGCTTTtaaggaagggtgagatgcgaggcttccctggcatgattggaagcatcaacTACATGCACTGGActtggaaaaattgtccaagtgcgTGGCAATGA
- the LOC137734734 gene encoding glyoxylate/hydroxypyruvate reductase HPR3-like produces MAQDNPTQLPQVLLLFPNPCFTVLESKASHKFHFLKAWDSPLPQAQFLQSHANSTQVLLSSALGPPITAQLLQLLPSLKLLITLSAGLDHVDFSACSARGVRIANSSPIFAADVADMAVGLFLDVMRKISAANRFVRDGFWVSRGDFVLGTKVGGKRVGIVGLGHIGLEVAKRLEAFDCKILYNSRKGKPSVSYPFYSDVCELAANSDALVICCALTAQTRHMINKNVLLALGREGVIVNVGRGAIIDEKEMVRCLVQGEIKGAGLDVFENEPEVPKELFGLDNVVLSPHKAALTADCFTDLTDLAMANLEAFLLNKPLLSEVVNH; encoded by the exons ATGGCACAGGATAATCCCACCCAACTCCCTCAAGTCCTGCTTCTTTTCCCAAATCCCTGCTTCACAGTCCTGGAGTCCAAAGCCTCTCACAAGTTCCACTTCCTCAAAGCCTGGGACTCCCCTCTCCCTCAGGCCCAGTTCCTCCAGTCCCACGCTAACTCCACCCAGGTCCTCCTCTCCTCCGCCCTCGGACCCCCCATCACCGCCCAGCTCCTCCAATTACTTCCATCCTTGAAGCTCCTAATCACCCTCAGCGCAGGCCTCGACCACGTTGACTTTTCCGCGTGTTCGGCACGCGGCGTGCGCATTGCCAATTCCTCTCCAATCTTCGCTGCCGATGTCGCTGACATGGCTGTAGGGTTGTTTCTGGATGTCATGAGGAAGATTTCGGCCGCTAATCGGTTTGTCCGGGATGGGTTTTGGGTTAGCCGAGGAGATTTTGTTCTTGGTACTAAG GTAGGAGGGAAGCGAGTTGGTATAGTTGGATTGGGACATATTGGCTTAGAAGTTGCTAAAAGACTTGAGGCATTTGACTGCAAAATCTTGTACAACTCAAGGAAGGGAAAACCATCTGTTTCTTACCCTTTCTATTCCGATGTTTGTGAACTTGCGGCTAACAGCGATGCTCTTGTCATTTGCTGCGCGTTGACTGCTCAAACCCGCCACATGATTAACAAGAACGTCTTGTTGGCATTGGGAAGAGAGGGAGTGATTGTTAATGTAGGGCGTGGAGCTATTATCGATGAGAAGGAAATGGTCCGGTGTTTGGTGCAAGGAGAGATCAAAGGTGCAGGCTTGGATGTCTTTGAGAATGAGCCTGAAGTTCCGAAAGAGCTGTTTGGACTAGATAATGTTGTTTTGTCGCCGCATAAAGCTGCCTTGACAGCAGACTGTTTCACGGATTTGACTGATCTAGCAATGGCGAATTTGGAGGCATTCTTATTAAATAAACCATTGCTTTCCGAAGTGGTGAATCATTGA